One genomic region from Thermomicrobium sp. 4228-Ro encodes:
- a CDS encoding AAA family ATPase codes for MSGQIQTVPKARERRRYWDDLEQQIDDVIVGLADLIRTHFRGLMTLAALAYAFYTWAWPARASWGPIVLTVLFALLQIAFAIVFVIVQFAAIFWFLGRGRTYWIKPGETGVSFADYKGNPEVLESARRIVTLLRGIKEFKEMGGEAIRGLLLVGPPGTGKSYLAQCISTEANVPFGYASAPSFQNMFFGVSNLRIMMLYRKARKLAKKYGACILFIDEIDAIGQARGGRYAGGGFMGPLFGWGGSAMLNELLLQLDPPPQEVTLIGRILRLLGLRKGRAELPPVLTIAATNMPDALDPALLRPGRFDRKIVVDVPNAEGRREIIEYYLSKVKHDPNIPIDYMVYDTIGYTPAAIRYVINEAVIHAHFEGRNYITYEDFTAARETHELGLRQPIRTMSLDERRRIAYHEAGHALAQYLLQPRERVVKVSIIRRGEALGFSATKPTEERFTKTREELLADIQVALAARAAEELFLGTQMTGATSDLAQATHLANLMVSAWGMDGSLYSGLTYNQMVPDLYRKQRIERLLQRQFQNVKRLLEANREAVVAIAEELLKHDELNEQQLREILSQFQLVVPPPLPEAEEPLEARQAEERAILAQLDGVQEPSSAVAVVGDGEESREGRPDTGVWVPRANSGEGRLLEY; via the coding sequence ATGAGTGGGCAGATACAAACGGTACCGAAAGCGCGCGAGCGCCGTCGTTACTGGGACGATCTCGAACAACAAATCGACGATGTTATCGTCGGCCTGGCTGACCTCATCCGCACGCACTTTCGTGGACTGATGACGCTCGCCGCGTTGGCCTACGCATTCTACACGTGGGCATGGCCAGCGCGTGCCAGCTGGGGACCGATCGTTCTCACGGTCCTGTTCGCGCTGCTGCAGATTGCGTTCGCGATCGTCTTCGTGATTGTCCAGTTCGCAGCGATCTTCTGGTTCCTGGGCCGGGGGCGCACCTACTGGATAAAACCCGGCGAGACGGGCGTCAGTTTTGCTGACTACAAGGGAAACCCCGAGGTTCTGGAGAGCGCTCGCCGTATCGTCACATTGCTTCGGGGAATCAAAGAGTTCAAGGAAATGGGTGGCGAAGCGATACGCGGCCTCCTGCTGGTCGGTCCACCTGGAACTGGGAAGTCGTATCTTGCCCAGTGCATTTCGACGGAAGCGAATGTTCCTTTCGGGTACGCGAGTGCACCGTCGTTCCAGAACATGTTCTTCGGAGTCAGCAACCTGCGCATCATGATGCTCTACCGGAAGGCACGAAAGCTCGCGAAGAAATACGGGGCCTGCATACTTTTCATCGACGAGATCGATGCCATCGGTCAGGCGCGCGGCGGCCGCTATGCCGGCGGTGGTTTCATGGGGCCGCTCTTCGGCTGGGGCGGTAGCGCGATGTTGAACGAGCTCTTGCTCCAGCTCGATCCCCCACCGCAGGAGGTGACACTGATCGGGCGGATTCTCCGGCTTCTCGGTCTCCGCAAGGGACGAGCCGAATTGCCACCAGTTCTCACGATCGCCGCAACGAACATGCCGGATGCGTTGGATCCGGCTCTGCTCCGTCCCGGCCGGTTCGATCGGAAGATCGTCGTGGACGTGCCGAATGCCGAAGGACGACGCGAGATCATCGAGTATTACCTCAGCAAGGTCAAGCACGATCCGAATATTCCGATCGATTACATGGTATACGACACGATCGGCTACACACCGGCGGCCATCCGCTACGTCATCAACGAGGCGGTCATCCATGCCCACTTCGAGGGGCGGAATTACATCACCTACGAGGATTTCACGGCAGCGCGCGAAACCCATGAGCTCGGTTTGCGACAGCCGATCCGCACGATGTCGCTCGACGAGCGGCGGCGCATTGCCTACCACGAGGCAGGGCATGCGCTCGCGCAGTACTTGCTGCAGCCGAGGGAGCGCGTGGTCAAGGTCTCGATCATTCGCCGGGGCGAGGCGCTCGGTTTTTCGGCAACGAAGCCGACCGAGGAGCGTTTCACGAAGACGCGCGAGGAGCTCCTGGCCGACATCCAGGTCGCTCTGGCGGCTCGGGCTGCCGAAGAACTCTTCCTCGGCACCCAGATGACCGGAGCGACGAGCGACCTTGCCCAGGCGACGCATCTCGCTAACCTGATGGTCTCAGCCTGGGGCATGGATGGCTCGCTGTACAGTGGGCTCACCTACAACCAGATGGTTCCCGATCTCTATCGGAAGCAGCGGATCGAGCGGCTCCTCCAACGGCAGTTCCAGAACGTCAAGCGTCTGCTCGAGGCGAACCGCGAGGCCGTCGTCGCAATCGCTGAGGAACTGTTGAAGCACGATGAGCTGAACGAGCAACAGCTGCGCGAGATCCTCTCGCAGTTCCAGCTGGTCGTCCCACCGCCGTTACCCGAAGCGGAGGAACCACTCGAGGCGCGCCAAGCTGAGGAACGTGCGATCCTCGCGCAGCTCGATGGCGTACAAGAACCATCGAGCGCGGTTGCTGTCGTCGGCGATGGTGAAGAGTCCCGAGAGGGGCGTCCGGACACTGGCGTCTGGGTACCTCGTGCGAATTCGGGAGAAGGCCGCCTTCTCGAGTACTAG